A single genomic interval of Lepisosteus oculatus isolate fLepOcu1 chromosome 12, fLepOcu1.hap2, whole genome shotgun sequence harbors:
- the LOC102694165 gene encoding desmin isoform X3 — translation MSAWALSLQQLTSERVQIPRACDGSPHLPRFLPQGAALQKSTMSQSYSNTQRVSSYRRTFGGGAGSPSLSRATYSGRGSTSASSTASRVYQVSRSSASPSFSTIRSTRMTPVRSYVGGGETLDFSLADAMNQEFLQTRTNEKAELQHLNDRFANYIEKVRFLEQQNQTLVVEIEKLRGREPTRVAEIYEEEMRELRRQVEVLTNQRSRVEVERDNLADDLQKLKQRLQEEIHQKEEAENNLAAFRADVDAATLARLDLERRIETLQEEIAFLKKIHEEEIRELQAQLQETHVQVEMDMSKPDLTAALRDIRAQYESIAAKNIQEAEEWYKSKVSDLSQAAAKNNDALRQSKQEVMEYRHQIQSYTCEIDSLKGTNDSLLRQMREMEDRFSGEAAGYQNTISNLEAEIANLKDEMARHLREYQDLLNVKMALDVEIATYRKLLEGEESRITVPVQTFASLSFRETSPEQHQRTSEVHSKKTVLIKTIETRDGEL, via the exons ATGTCTGCGTGGGCGCTGAGCCTCCAGCAGCTGACATCAGAGAGAGTACAAATACCAAGAGCCTGCGACGGCAGCCCTCACTTGCCAAGGTTTCTGCCACAGGGTGCAGCTCTCCAGAAGTCCACAATGAGCCAATCGTACTCTAACACTCAGAGGGTCTCCTCTTACAGGAGGACCTTTGGAGGTGGAGCGGGGTCCCCCAGTCTCTCCAGGGCCACGTACTCTGGAAGAGGGTCCACCAGCGCATCCTCGACAGCGTCCAGGGTCTACCAGGTGTCCAGGAGCTCGGCGTCCCCCAGCTTCTCCACGATACGGTCCACCCGCATGACCCCCGTGCGCTCCTACGTCGGCGGGGGGGAGACCCTGGATTTCAGCCTGGCCGACGCCATGAACCAGGAGTTCCTGCAGACCCGCACCAACGAGAAGGCCGAGCTACAGCACCTCAACGACCGCTTCGCCAACTACATCGAGAAGGTGCGCTTCCTGGAGCAGCAGAACCAGACCCTGGTGGTGGAGATCGAGAAACTGCGGGGCCGGGAGCCGACGCGCGTGGCCGAGATCTACGAGGAGGAGATGAGGGAGTTGCGCCGGCAGGTCGAGGTGCTCACGAACCAGAGGTCGCGCGTGGAGGTTGAGAGGGACAACCTGGCTGATGACCTCCAGAAGCTGAAGCAGAG GCTGCAGGAAGAGATTCATCAGAAGGAAGAAGCTGAGAATAATCTGGCTGCCTTCCGAGCT GACGTTGACGCTGCAACTCTGGCCCGTCTGGACCTGGAGAGACGCATCGAGACTCTTCAGGAGGAGATTGCCTTCCTCAAGAAAATCCACGAGGAG GAGATCCGCGAGCTGCAGGCTCAGCTCCAGGAGACTCACGTCCAGGTGGAGATGGACATGTCCAAGCCGGACCTGACTGCTGCCCTGAGAGACATCCGTGCCCAGTATGAGAGTATTGCTGCTAAGAACATCCAGGAGGCTGAGGAATGGTACAAGTCCAAG GTTTCAGACCTCAGTCAGGCTGCAGCCAAGAACAATGATGCCCTCCGACAGTCCAAACAGGAGGTGATGGAGTACCGCCACCAGATCCAGTCTTACACCTGCGAGATTGACTCTCTCAAGGGCACT AATGACTCCCTGTTGAGGCAGATGAGAGAGATGGAGGACAGGTTCAGTGGGGAGGCGGCTGGCTACCAGAATACCATCTCAAACCTGGAGGCAGAGATTGCCAATCTGAAGGATGAGATGGCACGCCACCTGCGAGAATACCAGGACCTGCTCAATGTCAAGATGGCTCTGGATGTGGAGATTGCCACTTACAGGAAACTGCTGGAAGGAGAGGAGAGCAG GATCACTGTTCCTGTACAAACATTCGCTTCACTGAGTTTCAGAG AAACTAGCCCAGAGCAACACCAGCGGACATCTGAAGTCCACTCCAAGAAAACAGTGTTGATCAAAACCATTGAGACCCGTGATGGAGAG CTTTGA
- the LOC102694165 gene encoding desmin isoform X1 encodes MSAWALSLQQLTSERVQIPRACDGSPHLPRFLPQGAALQKSTMSQSYSNTQRVSSYRRTFGGGAGSPSLSRATYSGRGSTSASSTASRVYQVSRSSASPSFSTIRSTRMTPVRSYVGGGETLDFSLADAMNQEFLQTRTNEKAELQHLNDRFANYIEKVRFLEQQNQTLVVEIEKLRGREPTRVAEIYEEEMRELRRQVEVLTNQRSRVEVERDNLADDLQKLKQRLQEEIHQKEEAENNLAAFRADVDAATLARLDLERRIETLQEEIAFLKKIHEEEIRELQAQLQETHVQVEMDMSKPDLTAALRDIRAQYESIAAKNIQEAEEWYKSKVSDLSQAAAKNNDALRQSKQEVMEYRHQIQSYTCEIDSLKGTNDSLLRQMREMEDRFSGEAAGYQNTISNLEAEIANLKDEMARHLREYQDLLNVKMALDVEIATYRKLLEGEESRITVPVQTFASLSFRETSPEQHQRTSEVHSKKTVLIKTIETRDGEVVSESTQHQQDVI; translated from the exons ATGTCTGCGTGGGCGCTGAGCCTCCAGCAGCTGACATCAGAGAGAGTACAAATACCAAGAGCCTGCGACGGCAGCCCTCACTTGCCAAGGTTTCTGCCACAGGGTGCAGCTCTCCAGAAGTCCACAATGAGCCAATCGTACTCTAACACTCAGAGGGTCTCCTCTTACAGGAGGACCTTTGGAGGTGGAGCGGGGTCCCCCAGTCTCTCCAGGGCCACGTACTCTGGAAGAGGGTCCACCAGCGCATCCTCGACAGCGTCCAGGGTCTACCAGGTGTCCAGGAGCTCGGCGTCCCCCAGCTTCTCCACGATACGGTCCACCCGCATGACCCCCGTGCGCTCCTACGTCGGCGGGGGGGAGACCCTGGATTTCAGCCTGGCCGACGCCATGAACCAGGAGTTCCTGCAGACCCGCACCAACGAGAAGGCCGAGCTACAGCACCTCAACGACCGCTTCGCCAACTACATCGAGAAGGTGCGCTTCCTGGAGCAGCAGAACCAGACCCTGGTGGTGGAGATCGAGAAACTGCGGGGCCGGGAGCCGACGCGCGTGGCCGAGATCTACGAGGAGGAGATGAGGGAGTTGCGCCGGCAGGTCGAGGTGCTCACGAACCAGAGGTCGCGCGTGGAGGTTGAGAGGGACAACCTGGCTGATGACCTCCAGAAGCTGAAGCAGAG GCTGCAGGAAGAGATTCATCAGAAGGAAGAAGCTGAGAATAATCTGGCTGCCTTCCGAGCT GACGTTGACGCTGCAACTCTGGCCCGTCTGGACCTGGAGAGACGCATCGAGACTCTTCAGGAGGAGATTGCCTTCCTCAAGAAAATCCACGAGGAG GAGATCCGCGAGCTGCAGGCTCAGCTCCAGGAGACTCACGTCCAGGTGGAGATGGACATGTCCAAGCCGGACCTGACTGCTGCCCTGAGAGACATCCGTGCCCAGTATGAGAGTATTGCTGCTAAGAACATCCAGGAGGCTGAGGAATGGTACAAGTCCAAG GTTTCAGACCTCAGTCAGGCTGCAGCCAAGAACAATGATGCCCTCCGACAGTCCAAACAGGAGGTGATGGAGTACCGCCACCAGATCCAGTCTTACACCTGCGAGATTGACTCTCTCAAGGGCACT AATGACTCCCTGTTGAGGCAGATGAGAGAGATGGAGGACAGGTTCAGTGGGGAGGCGGCTGGCTACCAGAATACCATCTCAAACCTGGAGGCAGAGATTGCCAATCTGAAGGATGAGATGGCACGCCACCTGCGAGAATACCAGGACCTGCTCAATGTCAAGATGGCTCTGGATGTGGAGATTGCCACTTACAGGAAACTGCTGGAAGGAGAGGAGAGCAG GATCACTGTTCCTGTACAAACATTCGCTTCACTGAGTTTCAGAG AAACTAGCCCAGAGCAACACCAGCGGACATCTGAAGTCCACTCCAAGAAAACAGTGTTGATCAAAACCATTGAGACCCGTGATGGAGAG GTCGTCAGTGAATCCACACAGCATCAGCAAGATGTCATTTAA
- the LOC102694165 gene encoding desmin isoform X2, producing MSAWALSLQQLTSERVQIPRACDGSPHLPRFLPQGAALQKSTMSQSYSNTQRVSSYRRTFGGGAGSPSLSRATYSGRGSTSASSTASRVYQVSRSSASPSFSTIRSTRMTPVRSYVGGGETLDFSLADAMNQEFLQTRTNEKAELQHLNDRFANYIEKVRFLEQQNQTLVVEIEKLRGREPTRVAEIYEEEMRELRRQVEVLTNQRSRVEVERDNLADDLQKLKQRLQEEIHQKEEAENNLAAFRADVDAATLARLDLERRIETLQEEIAFLKKIHEEEIRELQAQLQETHVQVEMDMSKPDLTAALRDIRAQYESIAAKNIQEAEEWYKSKVSDLSQAAAKNNDALRQSKQEVMEYRHQIQSYTCEIDSLKGTNDSLLRQMREMEDRFSGEAAGYQNTISNLEAEIANLKDEMARHLREYQDLLNVKMALDVEIATYRKLLEGEESRITVPVQTFASLSFRETSPEQHQRTSEVHSKKTVLIKTIETRDGEGSFE from the exons ATGTCTGCGTGGGCGCTGAGCCTCCAGCAGCTGACATCAGAGAGAGTACAAATACCAAGAGCCTGCGACGGCAGCCCTCACTTGCCAAGGTTTCTGCCACAGGGTGCAGCTCTCCAGAAGTCCACAATGAGCCAATCGTACTCTAACACTCAGAGGGTCTCCTCTTACAGGAGGACCTTTGGAGGTGGAGCGGGGTCCCCCAGTCTCTCCAGGGCCACGTACTCTGGAAGAGGGTCCACCAGCGCATCCTCGACAGCGTCCAGGGTCTACCAGGTGTCCAGGAGCTCGGCGTCCCCCAGCTTCTCCACGATACGGTCCACCCGCATGACCCCCGTGCGCTCCTACGTCGGCGGGGGGGAGACCCTGGATTTCAGCCTGGCCGACGCCATGAACCAGGAGTTCCTGCAGACCCGCACCAACGAGAAGGCCGAGCTACAGCACCTCAACGACCGCTTCGCCAACTACATCGAGAAGGTGCGCTTCCTGGAGCAGCAGAACCAGACCCTGGTGGTGGAGATCGAGAAACTGCGGGGCCGGGAGCCGACGCGCGTGGCCGAGATCTACGAGGAGGAGATGAGGGAGTTGCGCCGGCAGGTCGAGGTGCTCACGAACCAGAGGTCGCGCGTGGAGGTTGAGAGGGACAACCTGGCTGATGACCTCCAGAAGCTGAAGCAGAG GCTGCAGGAAGAGATTCATCAGAAGGAAGAAGCTGAGAATAATCTGGCTGCCTTCCGAGCT GACGTTGACGCTGCAACTCTGGCCCGTCTGGACCTGGAGAGACGCATCGAGACTCTTCAGGAGGAGATTGCCTTCCTCAAGAAAATCCACGAGGAG GAGATCCGCGAGCTGCAGGCTCAGCTCCAGGAGACTCACGTCCAGGTGGAGATGGACATGTCCAAGCCGGACCTGACTGCTGCCCTGAGAGACATCCGTGCCCAGTATGAGAGTATTGCTGCTAAGAACATCCAGGAGGCTGAGGAATGGTACAAGTCCAAG GTTTCAGACCTCAGTCAGGCTGCAGCCAAGAACAATGATGCCCTCCGACAGTCCAAACAGGAGGTGATGGAGTACCGCCACCAGATCCAGTCTTACACCTGCGAGATTGACTCTCTCAAGGGCACT AATGACTCCCTGTTGAGGCAGATGAGAGAGATGGAGGACAGGTTCAGTGGGGAGGCGGCTGGCTACCAGAATACCATCTCAAACCTGGAGGCAGAGATTGCCAATCTGAAGGATGAGATGGCACGCCACCTGCGAGAATACCAGGACCTGCTCAATGTCAAGATGGCTCTGGATGTGGAGATTGCCACTTACAGGAAACTGCTGGAAGGAGAGGAGAGCAG GATCACTGTTCCTGTACAAACATTCGCTTCACTGAGTTTCAGAG AAACTAGCCCAGAGCAACACCAGCGGACATCTGAAGTCCACTCCAAGAAAACAGTGTTGATCAAAACCATTGAGACCCGTGATGGAGAG GGTAGCTTTGAGTAG